One window from the genome of Hippopotamus amphibius kiboko isolate mHipAmp2 chromosome 13, mHipAmp2.hap2, whole genome shotgun sequence encodes:
- the LOC130834773 gene encoding cGMP-specific 3',5'-cyclic phosphodiesterase-like has product MVNAWFAERVHTIPVCKEGVRGHTEACSCPLQQSLRAESSVPGTPTRKISASEFDWPLRPIVVKDSEGTVSFLSDSEKKEQMPLTPPRFDNDEGDQCSRLLELVKDISSHLDVTALCHKIFLHIHGLISTDRYSLFLVCEDSSNDEFLISRLFDVAEGSTLEEASNNCIRLEWNKGIVGHVAALGEPLNIKDAYEDPRFNAEVDQITGYKTQSILCMPIKNHREENGYTSVQFRNWW; this is encoded by the exons atggtcAATGCATGGTTTGCTGAGAGAGTTCACACCATCCCTGTGTGCAAGGAAGGCGTCAGAGGCCACACGGAAGCTTGCTCTTGCCCCTTGCAGCAGAGTCTCCGTGCAGAGAGCAGCGTCCCTGGAACACCAACCAGGAAAATCTCCGCCTCCGAATTTGATTGGCCTCTTAGACCTATTGTCGTCAAGGATTCTGAGGGAACTGTGAGCTTCCTCTCtgactcagaaaagaaggaacagatgccTCTAACCCCCCCAAGGTTTGATAATGATGAAGGGGACCAGTGCTCAAGACTCTTGGAATTAGTGAAAGATATTTCTAGTCACTTGGATGTCACAGCCTTATGTCACAAAATTTTCTTGCACATCCATGGACTCATCTCCACTGACCGCTATTCCCTGTTCCTTGTCTGTGAGGACAGCTCCAACGACGAGTTTCTTATCAGCCGCCTCTTTGATGTTGCAGAAGGTTCAACACTGGAAGAAGCTTCAAATAACTGTATCCGCTTAGAGTGGAACAAAGGCATCGTGGGACATGTGGCTGCTCTTGGTGAGCCCTTGAACATCAAAGATGCATATgag GATCCTCGGTTCAATGCAGAAGTTGACCAAATTACAGGCTACAAGACACAAAGTATTCTTTGTATGCCAATTAAGAATCATAGGGAAGAG